The genomic region ACTCATGAGGCTATTGTAAGTATATATAGAGATAAAGATGGAAGAATTTCTGCCATAGACATTGAATATAAGGATGAATAAGCATGAGTCAAATTCCTAGAGTTAGCTATATTATAGAAAAAATAGAGCCTATGGTTATTAATTTTAGGATAGAAGATGAAAATATAACTGTTAGAATATTTTTAATTCCAATAGCCGTATATTCTCAGGATATTAACAATATAACGCCAATAGTTAGAGTAGTTATGGCTGTAGATACTGATAAACCCAGACTGGGAGAGTTATGTAATCCCGCTAAAATGGTTTCTCATAGGGCATTTATTCCAAGTATTAATGAAGTTAATGAAGGCGGCACTGTAATAAAAGTGAATGAGAAAAAGTTTTTGCTTAAACTAAAAATTACAAACATAAACGTTTATACTGATCTGAGAGATGAATTGGGAAACCCTTGTGTGAATATCTCATGGATTTTATTGACGACTGCAGAATAGATTGCGAGTTTATTAGTAGTGAGAATAAGAGGAAATTATTGGAACAATGAATATTAATTATTAAAGAACTTTTGCGTAATAATCTTGTAGATGAAGAAAAAATATGTGATGCATTAAATTTTGTGCGTAATAATATTGATAAATATTCTTGTTTACAATGCTATATTAGCGGTGATTATGACACAGGAAATTGCGCTACTTCATGCATAGTAAAATTTAGAAAAAGTTTTTGTTTTGATTTAAATTCTGTAATAAAGATAATAGTTATAGCTGAAGAGTATGGTGGGAAAGTTATAATGGCTACGTTCTTCCCAGTTACTAGAAATAAAGATTTTGAAAGGAAATGCGGTAATAGATTTCTTCATATATAGCTTCTTTTTCTTTATTCAATTTTTATCAAATATAATGTTAATTGCTTGTAACTTTATTCTATTTAGAGAATTTATATTAGAAACATGAGTCTTAATGAATTCAACTCTTTCACAAAGCATTTGCCTAGGAAACTCTTTAATACTTAATTTTAATATATATGATTACGATGAGGCGTAATTCTCTTACGACGGGGCGTAATGAACTTAAATTTATAAAATTCTTTGGCCCCGCCTGGTTAGTTATGATGGCCGATATGGACGCAAGCAGCATAATAGGTGCAGCTCAGACTGGGGCATTGTTTAAGTACGGATTTATTTGGATAATGTTACTTTTAGCAATTCCTCTATATATTGTCCAAGAAGTCTCTGGAAGAATAGGCATAGCCACAGGAAAAGGGCTTGGAGAAGTAATTAGGGAAAATTATAGTAAAAAACTTGCTATTCTCATGGCATTGCCAATGGCTTTGACTGATGCAGTAACTTATGCAATAGAATACCTTGGAATAGGTATAGGCTTAGAGGTAATCGGAATTCCCTTAATTCTTTCAATTCCCTTAATTTACGTAGTTCACATCATGATTGTGACAAAGAGAAAATATATACAAGCCGAAAGGTTTCTACTACTGATTTCTGCTTTTCTCATCATAAGTTTGTTCGCAACGCTCTTCCTCAGAGGTATCAAGCCTTATTCTCCTTTCTACTTCTCGCCATCACCTCAATTCCTATTCTTAATGGCAGCTACAGTAGGAGCAGTCGTTATGCCATTCATGTTGTTTTTCCAAGCATCTGCAACTGCGATAAAGTTGAAGGAATTAGGGTATTGTAAATGTAAGGATACTGCAATAAAACACATGAGAAAAGAGACTTTACTAGGTGCAGTTTTTACTGAAATATTAATGGTAGTTGTTGAGATGGCATTCGCAGGAATAAACGTAGATCCTTCTACTTTTGCTTCGCCCCAAGAACTTTCGTCAGTATTAACTCCATTAGCCGGTAGTTTATCTCCAGTAATTTTTGGACTGGGTTTAATTTCCGCAGGATTTTTGGCCTTAGTAGTTATTTCTCTGGGAAGTGCTTGGGGCGTTGCAGAAGCCTTGAACGTAAAGAACGTAAATATTATTTATATAGCTGAAAGCATTCCGGCAGTTGTATTAACGTTATTAGTTCCTTCAGCAAATTTAGTTTGTATTGTTTTAGATCTCTTAGTCTTCTTTGTTTATGCGTTAATTGGTCCAATTATTATATTAGGAATAATAAGTAGGAATAAGAAGATAATGGGCGAATACGCATCTAGAGGTCTTTCTTACTTTGCTTATTGGATTTCTTCAATAATTCTCCTAATAATTGCTATAATTGCTTCTTTATCTTCGATCTGAATTTTTCTCAGTTACTGGTGAGTATAAAATGTATAAGCATTAGTATAAAACATAAACTTTTTAAGCACTACATTTTTCTCATTACATATGGCTGATAAAAATTCCCCTCAGCAAAATAAAAACATTGCAGCTCAATTAACTGCAAGAATAGATAGACTTCCCGTAATGGTTTTACCTCTATCAGTAGTTTTATCTTTAGCCTTTGGTTATTTCATAGCATTATATGACGTAATAGATGTAGGAATAGCCTTTTCTGCAACGTCTTTAAAGTACACTGGATTAACTAGCACTGAGGCTTCAATAGTAGTATCCTTAGGATTATTTGGTTACATTCCCGGAGCCTTATTGCTAGGCTACCTAGGTGATAGGATAGGAAGAAAACCAATGCTAATGACTACTGCAATGCTAACTGCTATTGGTAGCTTAGGTAACGCATTCTCTAGTAACTTTGTAGAATTCTCTATATTTAGATTTATAACCGGAATGGGGATTGGAGGAGACCTAATACTAGTCCCTACATACCTTGTTGAGATGGTTCCTGCAAAGAATAGGGCAAAATACTTTAACCTAGTATATATTGCAGGTTGGGCAGGCTTAGGATTAGGTCCCTTCATGGCATCTTATATTGATGTCGCAAATCCAGCAATAGGTTGGAGAGTAATATTCTTAGTAGGAGCAACTTTAGCCTTCATAGTTTTCGCAATTAGAGGTCACGCAAGCGAGACTGTTAGAATGCTAGCGTTAAAAGGTAAGATAGAGGAGGCGGAGAAAGTTGTAAAGGATATGGAAGAGAAGGCAATGAAGAAGACAGGCCTTACTACATTACCAGAACCTATTGTTTACACTTTTGAGCATAAGAAAGTTGATCCATTCTACGTATTTAAGAATCCTAAATATAGAGTTAGAGTAATTGCTGTAATGCTTTCAATATTCTTCTTCTATTTCGGCGAATATCCTTACTTAACAGAATTCTTGTTATGGACTTCCACTGTACCTTCACTTAGCTCGCTTTCCAACCAAATAACGTTATACTATGGAGACGCAGGAATTGCAACCTTTATAGGAGCTATATTACTTAGGACAGTTATAGATAAGGTAAGGAGGCCAATACTCACTACAATTTCATATTTCGTCGGTATGGTTTTAGGTGTAGCTATAGCAGTAATAGGTGCTACTTCGGCTAATTTAACAATGATGTTAACAGGCTTCATTTTAGCTAATTTGATAGGTGTAGGGTGGGGTAATCAGTTAAATTACTTGAACGGTACTGAAAACGTTCCAACCTATGCCAGAGCAACATCCTTCGCCTTCTCCGACGGAGTTGCTCACTTAGGTGCTGCAATATCTACAGCAATTATACTTTCAATAATTCCTGTTCTAGGCGCAGTAACTACTTGGATAGGATTCCAAATTCCAATGGTTATAATGGGCATAATATTAATCTTCGTACTGCCTAATACTATAGG from Acidianus ambivalens harbors:
- a CDS encoding NRAMP family divalent metal transporter, coding for MMADMDASSIIGAAQTGALFKYGFIWIMLLLAIPLYIVQEVSGRIGIATGKGLGEVIRENYSKKLAILMALPMALTDAVTYAIEYLGIGIGLEVIGIPLILSIPLIYVVHIMIVTKRKYIQAERFLLLISAFLIISLFATLFLRGIKPYSPFYFSPSPQFLFLMAATVGAVVMPFMLFFQASATAIKLKELGYCKCKDTAIKHMRKETLLGAVFTEILMVVVEMAFAGINVDPSTFASPQELSSVLTPLAGSLSPVIFGLGLISAGFLALVVISLGSAWGVAEALNVKNVNIIYIAESIPAVVLTLLVPSANLVCIVLDLLVFFVYALIGPIIILGIISRNKKIMGEYASRGLSYFAYWISSIILLIIAIIASLSSI
- a CDS encoding MFS transporter; translation: MADKNSPQQNKNIAAQLTARIDRLPVMVLPLSVVLSLAFGYFIALYDVIDVGIAFSATSLKYTGLTSTEASIVVSLGLFGYIPGALLLGYLGDRIGRKPMLMTTAMLTAIGSLGNAFSSNFVEFSIFRFITGMGIGGDLILVPTYLVEMVPAKNRAKYFNLVYIAGWAGLGLGPFMASYIDVANPAIGWRVIFLVGATLAFIVFAIRGHASETVRMLALKGKIEEAEKVVKDMEEKAMKKTGLTTLPEPIVYTFEHKKVDPFYVFKNPKYRVRVIAVMLSIFFFYFGEYPYLTEFLLWTSTVPSLSSLSNQITLYYGDAGIATFIGAILLRTVIDKVRRPILTTISYFVGMVLGVAIAVIGATSANLTMMLTGFILANLIGVGWGNQLNYLNGTENVPTYARATSFAFSDGVAHLGAAISTAIILSIIPVLGAVTTWIGFQIPMVIMGIILIFVLPNTIGKSLEEINEATAGV